A region of Myxococcus stipitatus DSM 14675 DNA encodes the following proteins:
- a CDS encoding AgmX/PglI C-terminal domain-containing protein, producing MSGQPSVLQVVILRDGLLVGTEVFVPGTYALGSDPSSDLRLDDPAVEPRHALLYFQNGRAAIQDAGTAIGLFVNGHRVTACEIRSVDEVLCGPFVLKTRVLAQRPQEAKPQPPPEVAALFSAPQPAPPQPAPQPSAQVRQLRPATAPAQPLATTVPAVRAVPQPPSQHPSHAATQAIYPQQSAAAPAVVPMPAPPAPPAPVHVAAVPTPQPLQAPVPAGTVPSVRRRATQEPPPAASTGMLLAEDLLSDVALDPLPEPKGPLLSEPKVTASRPTHAPRMGKGKGPSQLYLELYWGTIRRDARRFKPDKKKPVQASLDVPEAMPLWGFSLPEGDAPFTLAESLNGAFRLFVPPGTEVEKSANDGRFAPVTGAALESDGSRRFITLRDGVGARLTQGQMSLVAYAAPVPERVFVNPLKGLPWLALSCFVLFAGAMGAFIVMKPPTPETADFTQKNLPPVALRLIAPEPKKKEEAKKKLEAIKEKAPPKPAEKKVAEKAPPKPVEKTPPPPTPPKAVAAAPAENKALKALAKLSAAGPATNDLLAAVDKLGSGPGSKNVKTSNYKLSGLIGKAPIANAGLGTFGLGGGGKGGGATLGAELLRGKGGGGIGALGAGSVGKGKVGATVTRATARSISSTQGTVDREAVARVINSHLNEVHGCYERALLKDPGLAGKVVLEWTIGTNGSVAAAKTKSSTLRNASVEACILSNLKTWSFPAPKGGVVIITYPFLFNSVGY from the coding sequence TTGAGCGGCCAGCCCAGCGTCCTGCAAGTCGTCATCCTCCGCGACGGACTCCTCGTTGGGACGGAAGTGTTCGTCCCCGGCACGTATGCCCTGGGTTCAGACCCGTCCTCGGACCTGCGGCTGGATGACCCCGCCGTGGAGCCGCGCCACGCGCTGCTCTACTTCCAGAATGGCCGCGCCGCCATCCAGGACGCGGGCACCGCCATTGGCCTGTTCGTCAACGGCCACCGCGTCACCGCGTGCGAGATCCGCTCCGTCGACGAGGTGCTGTGCGGCCCCTTCGTCCTCAAGACACGCGTGCTCGCGCAGCGGCCACAGGAGGCCAAGCCGCAGCCTCCGCCGGAGGTCGCCGCCCTCTTCAGCGCGCCGCAGCCCGCGCCGCCCCAGCCCGCGCCGCAGCCCTCCGCGCAGGTGCGCCAGCTGCGCCCCGCCACCGCGCCGGCCCAGCCGCTGGCCACCACCGTGCCCGCGGTGCGCGCCGTGCCGCAGCCTCCCTCGCAGCACCCGTCCCACGCGGCGACGCAGGCCATCTATCCGCAGCAGTCCGCCGCCGCGCCCGCCGTCGTCCCCATGCCGGCGCCGCCTGCGCCTCCCGCGCCCGTGCATGTCGCCGCCGTGCCCACGCCGCAGCCGCTGCAGGCGCCCGTGCCCGCCGGCACCGTGCCGTCCGTGCGCCGCCGCGCGACGCAGGAGCCGCCTCCCGCCGCCAGCACGGGCATGCTGCTGGCGGAGGACCTGCTCTCCGACGTGGCGCTGGACCCGCTGCCCGAGCCCAAGGGCCCGCTCTTGAGCGAGCCGAAGGTCACCGCGTCGCGTCCCACGCACGCCCCGCGCATGGGCAAGGGCAAGGGCCCCTCGCAGCTCTACCTGGAGCTCTACTGGGGCACCATCCGCCGCGACGCGCGCCGCTTCAAGCCGGACAAGAAGAAGCCCGTGCAGGCCTCGCTGGACGTGCCGGAGGCCATGCCGCTGTGGGGCTTCTCGCTGCCGGAAGGTGATGCGCCGTTCACCTTGGCGGAGTCGCTCAACGGCGCCTTCCGCCTGTTCGTTCCTCCGGGGACGGAGGTGGAGAAGAGCGCGAACGATGGACGCTTCGCGCCCGTCACCGGCGCGGCGCTGGAGTCCGACGGCAGCCGCCGCTTCATCACGCTGCGCGACGGCGTGGGCGCGCGGCTGACGCAGGGCCAGATGTCGCTGGTGGCGTACGCGGCCCCCGTGCCCGAACGCGTGTTCGTCAACCCGCTCAAGGGCCTGCCGTGGCTGGCCCTGTCGTGCTTCGTCCTCTTCGCCGGGGCGATGGGCGCCTTCATCGTGATGAAGCCGCCCACGCCGGAGACGGCGGACTTCACGCAGAAGAACCTGCCGCCCGTCGCGCTGCGCCTCATCGCGCCCGAGCCCAAGAAGAAGGAAGAGGCCAAGAAGAAGCTGGAGGCCATCAAGGAGAAGGCGCCGCCCAAGCCCGCGGAGAAGAAGGTCGCGGAGAAGGCGCCGCCCAAGCCCGTGGAGAAGACGCCGCCTCCGCCCACGCCCCCCAAGGCGGTGGCCGCGGCGCCCGCGGAGAACAAGGCGCTCAAGGCGCTCGCGAAGCTGTCCGCCGCGGGCCCCGCCACCAATGACCTGCTCGCCGCGGTGGACAAGCTGGGCAGTGGCCCCGGCAGCAAGAACGTGAAGACGTCCAACTACAAGCTGTCCGGCCTCATCGGGAAGGCGCCCATCGCCAACGCGGGCCTGGGCACGTTCGGCCTGGGCGGCGGCGGCAAGGGCGGCGGCGCGACGCTGGGCGCGGAGCTCCTGCGCGGCAAGGGCGGCGGCGGAATCGGCGCGCTGGGCGCGGGCTCCGTGGGCAAGGGCAAGGTCGGCGCCACCGTCACGCGCGCCACCGCCCGCAGCATCTCCTCGACCCAGGGCACGGTGGACCGTGAGGCCGTGGCGCGTGTCATCAACAGCCACCTCAACGAAGTCCACGGCTGCTACGAGCGCGCGCTCCTCAAGGACCCGGGGCTCGCCGGCAAGGTGGTGCTGGAGTGGACCATCGGCACCAACGGCAGCGTGGCCGCCGCGAAGACGAAGTCCTCCACGCTGCGCAACGCCTCCGTCGAAGCGTGCATCCTCTCCAATCTGAAGACCTGGTCGTTCCCCGCCCCCAAGGGCGGCGTGGTCATCATCACCTACCCGTTCCTCTTCAACTCCGTCGGTTACTGA
- the mtsC gene encoding cell-cell cohesion MYXO-CTERM protein MtsC, translating to MSLVRVAPLLMLGAFLVVNPGVAQAQNPTTNADNPECLGVSCGRPQEEGGGGGCGCGGSVWVNYTDDGDTLAYTDDADGDGRADDRDNCPFASNRDQTDGDSDGVGNVCDNCSALSNSTQRDADGDGKGDDCDEDQDNDTILNGQDNCPLIPNRDQSDLDADGAGDVCDSDDDNDGVADGADNCPRVRNPEQVMPTDGSQCRVDADGDNISDNGDNCPGLSNSDQSDKDQDGMGDACDVDVDDDGILNDADNCRDVKNREQTDDDRDGLGDACDRLYCLVVDPTQPLKCLDPKAPFTVSAGGTAKLANAGDGLRPPLFANRNGAAMEYRWTVSKRPEGSNAVVENPQGAVTLSRDWQYTYVDGSVPHFVPDSEGTYELTVEARLAFADRVFPDQRVSTSTLVLTVGKGDGDGPNCSSVPAGFSLTALGAALLGVLMRRRRREP from the coding sequence ATGTCACTCGTTCGAGTCGCTCCGCTGCTGATGCTCGGGGCATTCCTGGTCGTGAACCCTGGTGTCGCGCAGGCGCAGAACCCCACCACCAACGCGGACAACCCGGAGTGCCTCGGGGTTTCTTGCGGTCGTCCCCAGGAGGAGGGCGGAGGCGGTGGTTGTGGATGTGGCGGTTCGGTGTGGGTGAACTACACGGACGACGGCGACACGCTGGCGTACACGGATGACGCGGACGGCGACGGCCGCGCGGACGACCGGGACAACTGCCCCTTCGCGTCCAACCGCGACCAGACGGACGGCGACAGCGATGGCGTGGGCAACGTCTGCGACAACTGCTCGGCGCTCTCCAACTCCACCCAGCGCGACGCGGACGGCGACGGCAAGGGTGACGACTGTGACGAGGACCAGGACAACGACACCATCCTCAACGGGCAGGACAACTGCCCGCTGATTCCCAACCGCGACCAGTCCGACCTGGACGCGGACGGCGCGGGCGATGTGTGTGATTCCGACGACGACAACGACGGCGTGGCGGATGGCGCCGACAACTGCCCGCGCGTGCGCAACCCGGAGCAGGTGATGCCCACCGACGGCAGCCAGTGCCGCGTGGACGCCGACGGCGACAACATCTCCGACAACGGCGACAACTGCCCGGGGCTCTCCAACTCCGACCAGTCCGACAAGGACCAGGACGGCATGGGTGACGCGTGCGACGTGGACGTCGACGACGACGGCATCCTCAACGACGCGGACAACTGCCGCGACGTGAAGAACCGCGAGCAGACGGACGATGACCGCGACGGCCTGGGCGACGCGTGCGACCGCCTCTACTGCCTCGTCGTGGACCCGACGCAGCCCTTGAAGTGCCTGGACCCGAAGGCGCCCTTCACGGTGAGCGCCGGTGGCACGGCGAAGCTCGCCAACGCGGGCGACGGCCTGCGTCCGCCGCTGTTCGCCAACCGCAACGGCGCCGCCATGGAGTACCGCTGGACGGTGAGCAAGCGCCCGGAGGGTTCCAACGCGGTGGTGGAGAATCCCCAGGGCGCGGTGACGCTCAGCCGTGACTGGCAGTACACGTACGTGGACGGCAGCGTGCCGCACTTCGTGCCGGACTCCGAGGGCACGTACGAGCTGACCGTGGAGGCCCGCCTGGCCTTCGCCGACCGCGTCTTCCCGGACCAGCGCGTCTCCACCTCCACCCTGGTGTTGACGGTGGGCAAGGGTGACGGCGATGGCCCCAACTGCTCCTCCGTGCCCGCCGGCTTCAGCCTCACGGCGCTTGGCGCCGCCCTGCTGGGCGTGCTGATGCGCCGCCGTCGCCGCGAGCCGTAA
- the mtsD gene encoding cell-cell cohesion protein MtsD, whose translation MRRLVRLPLLAAGLLATGLLSCTDSMLEPRTEQQSNVDNRVMLQGRVCTRPPNPSGFPVKVVVVIDESGSMCISDPPGAQRDSGFCQRAEVQAIIPPGVTEPARVRALKRLVTQFREVNARGGNVQVSVAPFETNVRNVWPPVATGNRFARPDTNIDSYIDGLQSQLGKGTDYQGALSYAYSLIASDINAVSLSNPELLPRTRYVVVFLTDGTPYPRCSASDNLSVYASPDSPDLTWRDSLTDFCNATDPEDQIEGFEVGTDRNQNYQLFSYVRRLMELKEQNNVGDVRMHTVLLFNQEAVRACGPICQDIYGVYPGVPQAEYPAAAKKIASWLLKRFAELGNGVYQEFNDTREISNLGLGALDYSSFASRNVMKTLMVESLSSAPGLDSRVVDSDGDGVPDDVDTSFALKTNPFIPDSDRDCLDDGFESRRADQGFRADNDLDARGCDPNSPLTPRCTCRDTDGDGLSQFAEAYLRTRETIVDSDGDGIPDSIEARWGLDPLAPTVAGLDTDGDGLPDEVELRAGTDPTRRDRAFFEKSGYQYETRIAEVRPNGSICYDYTVSNLTMVTPPDRPGSPKQGFNLFRLWFAEAPESGVATDYGVWQAACAWAQYAPPSVRIPVGPELTLTNENFRVPTELGNPWENQGRCVGTPPAGSQGGFVP comes from the coding sequence ATGCGCCGCCTTGTTCGTCTCCCGCTGCTCGCGGCGGGCCTCCTGGCCACGGGACTGCTGTCCTGTACCGACTCGATGCTCGAGCCCCGGACGGAGCAGCAGTCCAATGTCGACAACCGGGTGATGCTCCAGGGGCGTGTCTGCACGCGCCCGCCCAACCCCTCCGGCTTCCCCGTGAAGGTGGTGGTGGTCATCGACGAGTCGGGCAGCATGTGCATCTCCGACCCGCCGGGCGCGCAGCGCGACAGCGGCTTCTGCCAGCGCGCGGAGGTGCAGGCCATCATCCCGCCCGGTGTCACGGAGCCCGCGCGCGTGCGCGCGCTCAAGCGCCTGGTGACGCAGTTCCGCGAGGTCAACGCGCGGGGCGGCAACGTGCAGGTGTCCGTGGCCCCCTTCGAGACCAACGTGCGAAACGTCTGGCCTCCGGTGGCGACGGGCAACCGCTTCGCCCGGCCGGACACCAACATCGACAGCTACATCGACGGCCTGCAGAGCCAGCTGGGCAAGGGCACCGACTACCAGGGCGCCCTGTCCTACGCCTACAGCCTCATCGCCAGCGACATCAACGCCGTCTCCCTCTCCAACCCGGAATTGCTGCCGCGCACCCGCTACGTGGTGGTCTTCCTCACGGACGGGACGCCGTACCCGCGCTGCTCCGCCAGCGACAACCTCAGCGTCTATGCCTCGCCGGACAGCCCGGACCTGACGTGGCGGGACTCGCTCACCGACTTCTGCAACGCCACGGACCCGGAGGACCAGATTGAAGGGTTCGAGGTCGGCACGGACCGCAACCAGAACTACCAGCTGTTCAGCTACGTGCGCCGGCTGATGGAGCTGAAGGAGCAGAACAACGTCGGCGACGTGCGCATGCACACGGTGCTGCTGTTCAACCAGGAGGCGGTGCGCGCCTGCGGCCCCATCTGCCAGGACATCTACGGCGTCTACCCGGGGGTGCCCCAGGCCGAGTACCCCGCGGCGGCGAAGAAGATTGCCTCGTGGCTGCTCAAGCGCTTCGCGGAGCTGGGCAACGGCGTGTACCAGGAGTTCAACGACACGCGCGAAATCTCCAACCTGGGGTTGGGCGCGCTGGACTACTCGTCCTTCGCGTCGCGCAACGTGATGAAGACGCTGATGGTGGAGTCGCTCAGCTCCGCGCCGGGGTTGGACTCGCGCGTGGTGGACAGCGACGGCGACGGGGTGCCGGATGACGTGGACACCTCGTTCGCGCTGAAGACGAACCCGTTCATCCCCGACAGCGACCGCGACTGCCTGGATGACGGCTTCGAGTCGCGCCGCGCGGACCAGGGCTTCCGGGCCGACAACGACTTGGATGCGCGTGGGTGTGACCCGAACTCCCCGCTGACGCCGCGCTGCACGTGCCGGGACACGGATGGTGACGGCCTGTCGCAGTTCGCGGAGGCGTACCTGCGCACGCGCGAGACCATCGTCGACAGCGACGGTGACGGCATCCCCGACAGCATCGAGGCCCGCTGGGGCCTGGACCCCCTGGCGCCCACCGTGGCCGGGCTGGACACGGATGGAGACGGCCTTCCGGATGAAGTGGAGCTGCGCGCGGGCACGGACCCGACGCGTCGCGACAGGGCCTTCTTCGAGAAGAGCGGCTACCAGTACGAGACGCGCATCGCCGAGGTCCGGCCCAACGGCAGCATCTGCTACGACTACACCGTGTCCAACCTGACGATGGTGACGCCGCCGGACCGGCCGGGCTCGCCCAAGCAGGGCTTCAACCTCTTCCGGCTGTGGTTCGCGGAGGCGCCGGAGAGCGGCGTGGCCACGGACTACGGCGTGTGGCAGGCGGCCTGCGCGTGGGCGCAGTACGCGCCGCCCAGCGTGCGCATCCCCGTGGGGCCGGAGCTGACGCTGACGAATGAGAACTTCAGGGTGCCCACGGAGCTGGGCAATCCCTGGGAGAATCAGGGCCGCTGTGTGGGGACGCCCCCGGCGGGCTCGCAGGGAGGATTTGTTCCGTGA
- a CDS encoding vWA domain-containing protein, whose translation MSVAGRVLAGLLVSLVVVVACTDSYLYDPRRDVEVPVDRSVSLQGRFCSVGSNEVVRPIKIIVLMDASQSMRVSDPDGTRATALVQLIENLPRDPEVQLAVALFAGSTTAFLTQKPGNPPEDGFVQVSSLDGAAMRGLTERLLTFRNPDTSPNRDSTDFVKPLSDIYSLINSDIARSRLEPGGAEALAQARYSVLFLSDGKPTSNQDSELLQGDAVVRIRQLRDLVEDVRVNTVHVFNPTQPVSSVCDLSGDGGCPLLIINQNADRLEKMAALGGGNFRDFRNNEPINFLDFAFGQVRRTFVVKEVVATNFSSPPGSPVDEADTDGDGLTDAREAQVGTNPNKMDTDGDGFSDGVEVYFRERGVDFNPTQVADPDGGGLDKGCPPLLRDQDSDCDGLLDCDEQFIGTNSTLADSDRDGVPDGIEWRGGTQGASNDLDEDPDNDGLSSRAELRLHTRPLEVDTSRLAAEGYRYLFEADGPPDEQGRQCYTLRVDNVLLAPTVAAADDAGVVTRGAGFNNVALSVAMVPADDPTARTLVRTFRVDSVRYPVGGIKSPADGVVRVTPEDFIDGCPGRPDVVPPTP comes from the coding sequence GTGAGTGTGGCTGGTCGCGTTCTGGCGGGGCTCCTGGTCTCGCTCGTGGTGGTGGTGGCCTGCACCGATTCGTACCTCTACGACCCGCGCCGGGACGTGGAGGTCCCCGTGGACCGCTCCGTCTCGCTGCAGGGCCGCTTCTGCTCGGTCGGCTCCAACGAGGTGGTGCGCCCCATCAAGATCATCGTCCTGATGGACGCCTCGCAGTCCATGCGCGTCAGCGACCCGGACGGCACCCGCGCCACCGCGCTGGTGCAGTTGATCGAGAACCTGCCGAGGGACCCGGAGGTGCAGCTGGCGGTGGCGTTGTTCGCCGGCAGCACCACGGCCTTCCTCACCCAGAAGCCGGGCAACCCGCCGGAGGATGGCTTCGTGCAGGTGTCCAGCCTCGACGGCGCCGCGATGCGGGGCCTCACCGAGCGGCTGCTCACCTTCCGCAACCCCGACACCTCCCCGAACCGGGACTCGACGGACTTCGTCAAGCCGCTGTCGGACATCTACTCGCTCATCAACTCGGACATCGCGCGCAGCCGGCTGGAGCCGGGGGGCGCGGAGGCGCTGGCGCAGGCGCGCTACTCGGTGCTCTTCCTGTCGGATGGCAAGCCCACGTCGAACCAGGACAGCGAGCTGCTCCAGGGCGACGCGGTGGTGCGCATCCGCCAGCTGAGGGACCTGGTGGAGGACGTGCGCGTCAACACCGTGCATGTCTTCAACCCCACGCAGCCGGTGTCGTCGGTCTGTGACTTGTCGGGTGATGGGGGCTGCCCGCTGCTCATCATCAACCAGAACGCGGACCGGCTGGAGAAGATGGCCGCGCTGGGGGGCGGCAACTTCCGCGACTTCCGCAACAACGAGCCCATCAACTTCCTGGACTTCGCCTTCGGCCAGGTGCGGCGCACCTTCGTCGTGAAGGAAGTGGTGGCGACGAACTTCTCCTCGCCGCCGGGCAGCCCGGTCGACGAGGCGGACACGGACGGGGATGGCCTGACGGATGCGCGCGAGGCGCAGGTGGGGACGAACCCGAACAAGATGGACACCGACGGCGACGGCTTCAGCGACGGCGTGGAGGTCTACTTCCGCGAGCGCGGCGTGGACTTCAATCCGACGCAGGTGGCCGACCCCGACGGCGGCGGGCTGGACAAGGGCTGTCCTCCGCTCCTGAGGGACCAGGACTCCGACTGCGACGGCCTGCTCGACTGCGACGAGCAGTTCATCGGCACCAACTCCACGCTGGCGGACAGCGACCGCGACGGTGTGCCGGACGGCATCGAGTGGCGCGGTGGCACGCAGGGCGCGAGCAACGACCTGGACGAGGACCCGGACAACGACGGGCTGTCGAGCCGCGCGGAGCTTCGCCTGCACACCCGCCCGCTGGAGGTGGACACCTCGCGCCTGGCCGCGGAGGGCTACCGCTACCTCTTCGAGGCGGACGGTCCGCCGGATGAGCAGGGCCGGCAGTGCTACACGCTGCGCGTGGACAACGTGCTCCTGGCGCCCACCGTCGCCGCCGCCGATGACGCGGGCGTCGTGACGCGAGGCGCGGGCTTCAACAACGTGGCCCTGTCCGTGGCCATGGTGCCGGCCGATGACCCCACCGCGCGCACCCTGGTGCGCACCTTCCGCGTGGACTCCGTGCGCTATCCGGTGGGGGGCATCAAGTCTCCCGCGGATGGCGTCGTCCGTGTGACTCCCGAGGACTTCATCGACGGCTGCCCCGGCCGCCCCGATGTGGTGCCTCCGACGCCGTGA
- a CDS encoding lipoprotein, with amino-acid sequence MRLHTPWLPILFFSLAACGESPEDLPKAPQLISDRDEMGFDTEHNSGTYVGTTGFNSVQVSNQGEDTLEVSNVSYSGPNVFTLKISQDGTERSPGEAFQVASKKRFFIQVNFKPTEAKTYQGTLTIRSNAANTAEKVITLNGKGIQPPAQ; translated from the coding sequence ATGCGACTGCACACCCCGTGGCTACCTATTCTCTTCTTCTCGCTCGCCGCTTGCGGCGAGAGCCCCGAAGACCTCCCCAAGGCCCCGCAGCTCATCTCGGACCGTGACGAGATGGGTTTCGACACCGAGCACAACTCCGGCACGTATGTGGGAACCACGGGCTTCAACTCCGTGCAGGTGTCGAATCAGGGAGAGGATACGCTGGAAGTCTCCAACGTTTCCTACTCCGGACCGAATGTCTTCACCCTGAAGATTTCCCAGGACGGGACGGAGCGCTCGCCGGGAGAGGCCTTCCAGGTGGCCTCCAAGAAGCGGTTCTTCATCCAGGTGAACTTCAAGCCGACGGAAGCGAAGACCTACCAGGGCACCCTCACCATCCGCTCCAACGCGGCCAACACCGCCGAGAAGGTCATCACCCTCAACGGCAAGGGCATCCAGCCTCCGGCCCAGTAG
- a CDS encoding GMC family oxidoreductase, with protein sequence MSLPEVDICIIGSGAGGAPMALELGRAGFKVVVLEKGPHYRPQDFVHDEILNSRRNFFMPLPWEEPHLVRQGFKGKYERSSAAWTANCVGGGTVHMSGFFYRLKPMDFRLRTTLGAVPGSTLEDWPISYEDLAPFYDKAEAELGVSGHAVPHPFAEPRSGPYPLPPLDVHPVAAEIDKTCQAMGWHSLPTARGIISRPYRGRAPCSYCALCGSYGCEVGAKSGTNASLIPAAVATGHVQVRPGCMARTVEVDRKGRAKSVIYVDPDGVTQEQPAKVIVVSCTAVESARLLLNSTSSRFARGLANNNGLVGKNLTFSSFGEAQATFRLSKQAQKRPWLKDPSPFVNRSIQDFYLMPDARFGFRKGGTLGFMWTHPNPINAALGMAGKGTSAVFGKALKDRMRDYRDSRILQFEVYAEYLPTPGSSVSVEDSVKDKYGIPVAAITVDRHPMDLAATRFLVERGEEVLMRLEPDELKRTSTTGETTILQHGTCRFGDDAATSVLDRNCRAHEVPNLYVVDGSFMPTGGSVPSTLTISANSFRVASHLVRALKQGVASGG encoded by the coding sequence GTGAGCCTGCCCGAGGTCGACATCTGCATCATCGGCAGCGGCGCCGGCGGAGCCCCCATGGCGCTGGAGCTGGGCCGCGCGGGCTTCAAGGTCGTCGTCCTGGAGAAGGGTCCGCACTACCGGCCCCAGGACTTCGTGCACGACGAAATCCTCAACAGCCGGCGCAACTTCTTCATGCCGTTGCCGTGGGAGGAGCCGCACCTGGTGCGCCAGGGCTTCAAGGGCAAGTACGAGCGCAGCTCCGCGGCATGGACCGCCAACTGCGTGGGCGGCGGCACCGTGCACATGAGCGGCTTCTTCTACCGGCTCAAGCCCATGGACTTCCGACTGCGCACCACGCTGGGCGCGGTGCCCGGCAGCACGCTGGAGGACTGGCCCATCTCCTACGAGGACCTGGCGCCGTTCTACGACAAGGCCGAGGCGGAGCTGGGCGTGTCCGGCCACGCCGTGCCCCACCCCTTCGCGGAGCCGCGCAGCGGCCCCTATCCCCTGCCCCCGCTGGACGTGCACCCGGTGGCGGCGGAAATCGACAAGACCTGCCAGGCCATGGGCTGGCACTCGCTGCCCACCGCGCGAGGCATCATCAGCCGCCCCTACCGAGGCCGCGCGCCGTGCTCGTACTGCGCGCTGTGCGGGAGCTACGGCTGCGAGGTGGGCGCGAAGAGCGGCACCAACGCCAGCCTCATCCCCGCGGCGGTGGCCACCGGCCATGTGCAGGTGCGCCCCGGCTGCATGGCGCGCACCGTGGAGGTGGACCGCAAGGGCCGCGCGAAGAGCGTCATCTACGTGGACCCGGACGGCGTCACCCAGGAGCAGCCCGCGAAGGTCATCGTCGTGTCCTGCACGGCGGTGGAGAGCGCGCGGCTGCTGCTCAACTCGACGTCCAGCCGCTTCGCGCGAGGGCTCGCCAACAACAACGGGCTGGTGGGCAAGAACCTCACCTTCAGCTCCTTCGGCGAGGCCCAGGCCACCTTCCGACTGTCGAAGCAGGCCCAGAAGCGGCCGTGGCTGAAGGACCCCAGCCCCTTCGTCAATCGCAGCATCCAGGACTTCTACCTGATGCCCGACGCGCGCTTCGGCTTCCGCAAGGGCGGCACGCTGGGCTTCATGTGGACGCACCCCAATCCCATCAACGCGGCCCTGGGCATGGCGGGCAAGGGCACGTCCGCCGTCTTCGGCAAGGCGCTGAAGGACCGGATGCGGGACTACCGCGACTCGCGCATCCTCCAGTTCGAGGTCTACGCGGAGTACCTCCCCACGCCCGGCAGCTCCGTGAGCGTGGAGGACTCCGTGAAGGACAAGTATGGGATTCCCGTGGCCGCCATCACCGTGGACCGCCACCCCATGGACCTGGCCGCCACGCGCTTCCTGGTGGAGCGCGGCGAGGAGGTGCTGATGCGGCTGGAGCCCGATGAGCTCAAGCGCACCAGCACCACCGGCGAGACGACCATCCTCCAGCACGGCACCTGCCGCTTCGGCGACGACGCCGCCACGTCCGTGCTGGACAGGAATTGCCGCGCGCACGAGGTGCCCAACCTCTACGTCGTCGACGGCAGCTTCATGCCCACCGGCGGGAGCGTGCCCTCCACGCTCACCATCTCCGCCAACAGCTTCCGGGTGGCAAGCCATCTGGTTCGCGCGCTGAAGCAAGGCGTCGCCTCGGGGGGTTAG
- a CDS encoding gluconate 2-dehydrogenase subunit 3 family protein, producing the protein MLLGPLACKRSSSEDAPKPAKDPGPLGTTPGAQEPRTFSRFEYAVVAAAAERILPKDEDPGALDAHVPVYIDRILTTPEMKPIRDDFLEGLAALEHRSQRMFQKGFSSITAAQQDELLTLFKDSKPGSGEAHFVELLTVLTLEGFLGDPSYGGNQGKVGWRLMGFDAVGTVAMAPPENYDGPKCLRECGVHK; encoded by the coding sequence GTGCTGCTCGGGCCCCTGGCCTGCAAGCGCTCCTCCTCCGAGGACGCCCCCAAGCCCGCGAAGGACCCCGGCCCGCTGGGCACCACCCCCGGAGCGCAGGAGCCACGCACCTTCTCCCGCTTCGAATACGCGGTGGTCGCCGCCGCCGCCGAGCGCATCCTCCCGAAGGACGAGGACCCGGGAGCGCTCGACGCCCACGTGCCGGTCTACATCGACCGCATCCTCACGACACCGGAGATGAAGCCCATCCGCGACGACTTCCTGGAGGGGCTCGCCGCGCTGGAGCACCGCTCGCAGCGGATGTTCCAGAAGGGCTTCTCCAGCATCACCGCCGCGCAGCAGGACGAGCTGCTCACGCTCTTCAAGGACAGCAAGCCCGGCAGCGGCGAGGCGCACTTCGTGGAGCTGCTCACCGTGCTCACGCTGGAGGGCTTCCTGGGGGACCCGTCCTACGGCGGCAACCAGGGCAAGGTGGGCTGGAGGCTGATGGGCTTCGACGCCGTGGGCACCGTCGCCATGGCGCCCCCGGAGAACTACGACGGACCGAAGTGCTTGCGCGAGTGCGGGGTTCACAAGTGA